The Rubrobacter naiadicus genome contains a region encoding:
- a CDS encoding glycosyltransferase family 2 protein, whose protein sequence is MRGEVSVVVLTRNAGPGFGLLLERMAAQRGDFVVEVVVVDSGSDDGTVETARRFGALVHEIPPGSFDHGAARNLGVSLSRGEYVAFVVQDALPADGGWLSAMVEDLEGDPSVAGVYGRQLPRPEATPLTRVLARGSLASSERRRVQRAPRGLGALTPAERRLAAAFDDVSSCIRRSVWEEIPFEEGGFGEDLRWGRRVVEAGYALVYEPRSVVYHSHERGFRYDLRRRYTEARLLRELFGVEVSPPAALLSGAADLAHLLRGLWCEAGPLGALRHAPRAASYAAANGLGTLLAASDGPRLERLIGGGL, encoded by the coding sequence GTGAGAGGAGAGGTCTCGGTGGTGGTGCTCACCCGCAACGCCGGACCGGGCTTCGGGCTGCTCCTCGAGAGGATGGCCGCGCAGAGGGGAGATTTCGTCGTCGAGGTCGTCGTGGTCGACTCGGGCTCCGACGACGGCACGGTCGAGACGGCCCGGAGGTTCGGGGCGCTGGTGCACGAGATCCCGCCGGGGAGCTTCGACCACGGGGCCGCGCGCAACCTCGGGGTCTCGCTCTCGCGCGGCGAGTACGTGGCGTTCGTCGTGCAGGACGCGCTCCCGGCGGACGGCGGCTGGCTCTCCGCGATGGTCGAGGATCTCGAAGGAGACCCTTCGGTCGCCGGGGTCTACGGCAGGCAGCTACCGCGTCCGGAGGCCACCCCGCTCACCCGGGTACTGGCGCGAGGCTCCCTCGCTTCGTCGGAGAGGCGCAGGGTGCAGCGGGCCCCGCGGGGACTCGGGGCGCTGACTCCGGCCGAGCGACGGCTCGCCGCCGCCTTCGACGACGTGAGCTCCTGCATCCGGCGGTCGGTCTGGGAGGAGATCCCGTTCGAGGAAGGCGGCTTCGGGGAGGATCTCCGGTGGGGGCGGCGCGTCGTCGAGGCGGGATACGCCCTCGTCTACGAGCCGCGCTCCGTCGTCTACCACTCGCACGAGCGGGGATTTCGCTACGACCTGAGGCGACGCTACACCGAGGCGCGTCTTTTGCGGGAGCTCTTCGGGGTCGAGGTCTCCCCCCCGGCGGCCCTCCTCTCGGGGGCGGCGGATCTGGCCCACCTCCTGCGCGGGCTCTGGTGCGAGGCGGGGCCCCTCGGGGCGCTGCGGCACGCGCCCCGGGCCGCCTCGTACGCCGCGGCGAACGGCCTCGGGACTCTGCTCGCCGCGTCGGACGGCCCGCGTCTGGAGCGTCTGATCGGGGGCGGTCTGTGA
- a CDS encoding N-acetylmuramoyl-L-alanine amidase, producing the protein MRSKTSILLALCAAVVCLAAGSHPVGARQQGAAARTISGEVSAASHRYGVPERLLLAMGYVNTRWETPPPSPYRKGDPEARGTFGVMQLADNPYQHTLRLASRITGISQKRLEQNRAANVMGAAAVLAHYAGKPGPQNINGWRGAVARYGGGEAYAEQVYQTLRQGASTRTSSGERVVVPRTPGARAPQASYAPSAVRADYARARWYGTNGNNFTPANRPHDLRINRIIIHVTQGSWASAINWFKDPNAQVSAHYVIRSKDGYVAQSVREKNIAWHAANWNYNQHSIGIEHEGYINDPKWFTDAMYRSSARLVAHLCRKYHIPIDRKHIIGHNQVPGADHRDPGPYWNWKKYMRYVRHYAGAKRKLVYQQVVDNASGRFQASKNWYYNTWNKAKYGRNYRAARPKAVSDPANFYMKVPVTADYVVYARWPASSSYNSRTPILIRTTSGFEKVVVNQRRHGGRWVKLGTFRMPKGNKRAIKISRWTSGRGWVIADAVMIRRYR; encoded by the coding sequence ATGCGATCGAAGACATCCATCCTTCTTGCTCTCTGTGCGGCGGTCGTATGCCTCGCCGCCGGCAGCCACCCGGTCGGGGCCCGGCAGCAGGGCGCCGCGGCCCGGACGATCTCCGGTGAGGTGAGCGCGGCCTCGCACCGCTACGGCGTGCCGGAGAGGCTGCTTCTGGCGATGGGTTACGTCAACACCCGATGGGAGACCCCGCCGCCGAGCCCGTACCGGAAGGGCGACCCGGAGGCGAGGGGAACCTTCGGGGTGATGCAGCTCGCCGACAACCCCTACCAGCACACCCTGCGGCTGGCATCGAGGATCACCGGGATCTCCCAAAAGCGCCTCGAGCAGAACCGGGCGGCGAACGTGATGGGGGCCGCGGCGGTCCTCGCTCACTATGCCGGCAAGCCGGGACCGCAGAACATAAACGGCTGGCGCGGAGCCGTGGCGCGCTACGGGGGCGGCGAGGCGTACGCCGAGCAGGTCTACCAGACGCTCAGACAGGGAGCGAGCACGAGGACTTCCTCGGGCGAGAGGGTCGTCGTCCCCCGGACGCCGGGGGCACGGGCACCCCAGGCCTCCTACGCTCCCTCGGCGGTGCGGGCGGACTACGCCCGGGCCCGCTGGTACGGGACCAACGGGAACAACTTCACCCCCGCGAACCGGCCTCATGACCTGAGGATAAACAGGATAATAATCCACGTCACGCAGGGCTCGTGGGCCTCGGCGATAAACTGGTTCAAAGATCCGAACGCCCAGGTCTCGGCCCACTACGTCATCCGCTCGAAGGATGGCTACGTCGCCCAGTCGGTGAGGGAGAAGAACATCGCCTGGCACGCGGCCAACTGGAACTACAACCAGCACTCCATCGGCATCGAGCACGAGGGGTACATCAACGACCCCAAGTGGTTCACGGATGCGATGTACCGCTCCTCGGCGAGGCTGGTCGCCCACCTGTGCCGCAAGTACCACATCCCGATCGACCGCAAGCACATAATCGGGCACAACCAGGTTCCCGGGGCAGACCACCGGGACCCGGGACCCTACTGGAACTGGAAGAAGTACATGCGCTACGTTCGACACTACGCCGGGGCGAAGAGAAAGCTCGTCTACCAGCAGGTGGTGGACAACGCCTCGGGCCGCTTCCAGGCCTCTAAAAACTGGTACTACAACACCTGGAACAAGGCGAAGTACGGCAGAAACTACCGCGCCGCCCGCCCGAAGGCCGTCTCGGACCCGGCGAACTTCTACATGAAGGTCCCCGTCACGGCGGATTACGTCGTCTACGCCCGCTGGCCGGCCTCGAGCAGCTACAACTCGCGCACCCCGATTCTAATAAGGACGACCTCGGGCTTTGAGAAGGTCGTCGTCAACCAGCGGCGCCACGGGGGAAGGTGGGTGAAGCTCGGCACTTTCCGTATGCCCAAGGGCAATAAGAGGGCGATCAAGATCTCCCGCTGGACGAGCGGACGCGGCTGGGTGATAGCCGACGCCGTCATGATCCGGCGCTACAGGTAG
- a CDS encoding UDP-glucuronic acid decarboxylase family protein: MARRRVALVTGGAGFVGSHLSERLLAEGCEVVCVDSFITGSPQNVSHLGGRFFLLERDVRRPIRIPGRVDEVYHLASPASPKSFGPLAIEILESGSAGTRNVLELARSKNARFLLASTSEVYGDPLVHPQPEDYRGNVSTTGVRGAYDEAKRYAEALTSAYRRRHRLQTRIARIFNTYGPRMRPDDGRLVPNLVRQALAGEPLTVYGDGTQTRSLQYVDDLVEGLLLLMRSDEAQPVNLGNPEERSVLEIAELVSRLAGGEGRIVHLPPPEDDPRRRSPDISRARASLGWEPVVDLEEGLARTIRWFAAGAGARKRAAR; this comes from the coding sequence GTGGCTAGGAGGCGCGTCGCGCTCGTCACCGGCGGGGCGGGCTTCGTCGGGAGCCACCTCTCCGAGAGGCTCCTCGCCGAAGGTTGCGAGGTCGTCTGCGTCGACAGCTTCATCACCGGCTCCCCGCAGAACGTCTCACACCTCGGGGGGAGGTTCTTCCTGCTCGAGCGCGACGTGCGGCGCCCGATCCGTATCCCCGGCAGGGTGGACGAGGTCTACCACCTGGCCTCCCCGGCGAGCCCGAAGTCCTTCGGGCCCCTCGCGATCGAGATCCTGGAGAGTGGCTCGGCCGGGACGAGGAACGTTCTCGAGCTGGCGCGGAGCAAGAATGCCCGCTTCCTCCTGGCCTCGACCTCCGAGGTCTACGGCGATCCCCTGGTCCACCCCCAGCCCGAGGACTACCGGGGCAACGTGAGCACCACGGGGGTGCGCGGCGCCTACGACGAGGCCAAGCGCTACGCCGAGGCGCTCACATCGGCCTACCGCCGGCGCCACCGACTTCAGACCCGCATAGCCCGCATCTTCAACACCTACGGGCCCCGGATGCGCCCCGACGACGGCCGGCTCGTCCCGAACCTCGTCCGGCAGGCCCTCGCGGGGGAGCCCCTGACCGTCTACGGGGACGGCACCCAGACCAGGAGCCTGCAGTACGTGGACGACCTCGTCGAAGGTCTCCTGCTCCTCATGCGCTCCGACGAGGCGCAGCCGGTGAACCTGGGTAACCCCGAAGAGCGGAGCGTGCTGGAGATAGCAGAGCTCGTCTCCCGCCTCGCCGGGGGCGAGGGCCGCATCGTCCACCTGCCGCCGCCGGAGGACGACCCGAGGCGGCGCTCCCCGGACATAAGCCGGGCTCGCGCCTCTCTCGGGTGGGAGCCCGTGGTGGACCTGGAAGAGGGCCTCGCGCGCACCATCCGCTGGTTCGCGGCCGGGGCGGGCGCTCGGAAACGAGCCGCGAGATGA
- a CDS encoding UDP-glucose dehydrogenase family protein, with protein MVAPRRVAVVGAGHVGLVTAACLAYLGCEVTAVDSDLRKVEALRRGNLYLHEPHLRDILDACRERVRFTTDLEPVVLASEVLFVAVGTPGRADGSVDLSGVEGVARGVGRVLGGAGRERPLVVVNKSTVPVGGGDYVSRLLREGGAGEGSFRVVSNPEFLREGSAVLDTLFPDRVVLGGESEEALEIMRELYRPIVEQSFPSPIEPRPKREVPLIVTDLASAETIKYAANAFLATKISFINEISRFCELVGADVGEVARGIGLDHRIGGAFLEAGIGWGGSCFPKDVAALRAMAGDQGLGMPLLAAAEEVNLAQRREAVCRVRSALGGSLEGERVALLGLSFKPGTEDLRGSPALEIAALLIMEGARVAGYDPVSAKEAARRVPGLEPCHDPYSALEDARAAVVATAWEEVRALDLVRAAAIMREPRLLVDGRNALDPEEVRAAGLLYSGFGRG; from the coding sequence GTGGTTGCACCCCGGCGGGTGGCCGTGGTGGGTGCCGGCCACGTCGGGCTGGTGACCGCGGCGTGCCTGGCGTACCTCGGCTGCGAGGTGACCGCCGTCGACTCTGACCTGAGGAAGGTGGAGGCGCTCAGACGGGGGAACCTCTACCTCCACGAGCCTCACCTGCGCGATATCCTGGACGCCTGCCGGGAGCGGGTGCGCTTCACCACCGACCTCGAGCCGGTGGTCCTCGCCTCGGAGGTGCTCTTCGTCGCTGTGGGGACCCCGGGCCGGGCCGACGGCTCGGTGGATCTCTCGGGGGTGGAGGGGGTGGCGCGGGGTGTGGGCCGGGTTCTCGGGGGCGCCGGCAGGGAGCGCCCGCTCGTGGTGGTGAACAAGAGCACCGTGCCGGTGGGAGGCGGGGACTACGTCTCGCGCCTGCTGCGCGAGGGCGGCGCCGGGGAGGGAAGCTTCCGGGTCGTCTCCAACCCGGAGTTTCTGCGCGAGGGGAGCGCCGTCTTGGACACGCTCTTCCCGGACAGGGTCGTGCTCGGCGGGGAATCGGAGGAGGCGCTCGAGATCATGCGCGAGCTCTACCGTCCGATCGTCGAGCAGAGCTTCCCGTCCCCGATCGAACCCAGGCCGAAGCGGGAGGTCCCGCTCATCGTCACCGACCTCGCGAGCGCCGAGACGATAAAGTACGCCGCCAACGCCTTCCTCGCCACCAAGATCAGCTTCATCAACGAGATCTCTCGTTTCTGCGAGCTGGTGGGCGCGGACGTCGGGGAGGTGGCCCGGGGGATCGGGCTCGATCACAGGATAGGTGGGGCGTTCCTCGAGGCCGGGATCGGCTGGGGAGGTTCGTGTTTCCCGAAGGACGTGGCGGCGCTCAGGGCGATGGCCGGGGACCAGGGTCTTGGGATGCCGCTCCTCGCGGCCGCGGAGGAAGTGAACCTGGCGCAGCGGCGGGAGGCCGTGTGCCGGGTGCGCTCGGCGCTCGGTGGGTCGCTGGAGGGGGAGCGGGTCGCCCTGCTCGGGCTCTCCTTCAAGCCGGGGACGGAGGATCTGAGGGGCTCCCCGGCGCTCGAGATCGCCGCGCTGCTCATCATGGAGGGGGCGCGTGTGGCGGGATACGACCCGGTCTCGGCGAAGGAGGCCGCCCGCCGCGTGCCCGGCCTCGAACCCTGCCACGACCCCTATTCGGCGCTCGAGGACGCCCGGGCCGCCGTCGTCGCGACGGCGTGGGAGGAGGTTCGCGCCCTGGACCTCGTGCGCGCCGCCGCCATCATGCGCGAGCCCCGCCTTCTCGTGGACGGGAGGAACGCCCTCGACCCTGAGGAGGTGCGGGCGGCCGGGCTTCTCTACTCGGGTTTCGGCCGTGGCTAG
- a CDS encoding DUF2225 domain-containing protein, producing the protein MGRIRRVYARCPVCEHIFPTLHPGTYVTVGRETDLCPKFPGRVSDGSLLLQSAVTMCPACSFASPSDFSELDLSFDERYELEELLREDGLLKVFRSSPPPWLAFHAAEICGRELGATHRELGDLCLRASWVCRKEREQPFESTFQLRAIRHFLRALEDEDLYGRELALTAYLVGELNRRLGNHREALNWYVNAERTMQGGSEPSLAWLERLISRQRELAESQAA; encoded by the coding sequence TTGGGCAGGATCAGACGCGTCTACGCCAGATGTCCGGTATGTGAGCACATCTTTCCCACCCTTCACCCCGGGACCTACGTCACCGTGGGCCGCGAGACCGACCTGTGCCCCAAGTTCCCCGGGCGCGTCTCGGACGGCTCGCTCCTCCTGCAGAGCGCGGTGACGATGTGCCCGGCATGCTCGTTCGCCTCCCCCTCGGACTTCAGCGAGCTCGACCTCTCCTTCGACGAACGCTACGAGCTCGAGGAGCTCCTGAGGGAGGATGGGCTCCTCAAGGTCTTCCGCAGCAGTCCTCCCCCCTGGCTCGCCTTCCACGCCGCGGAGATCTGCGGCAGGGAGCTCGGAGCCACCCACCGGGAGCTCGGTGATCTGTGCCTGAGGGCCTCGTGGGTGTGCCGCAAGGAGAGGGAGCAGCCCTTCGAGAGCACCTTCCAGCTGCGGGCGATCCGCCACTTCCTGCGCGCGCTGGAGGATGAGGACCTCTACGGGAGGGAGCTGGCCCTCACCGCCTACCTGGTGGGCGAACTCAACCGGCGGCTAGGCAACCACCGCGAGGCGCTCAACTGGTACGTCAACGCCGAGCGCACCATGCAGGGCGGTTCCGAGCCGTCTCTGGCGTGGCTGGAACGCCTCATCTCCCGCCAGCGCGAGCTCGCCGAGTCGCAGGCGGCCTGA
- a CDS encoding LCP family protein, whose product MKVYRAGELPGDLGGRRPNYARRRMLLAVVSIVLLFLGYLLVPIGDQRVLLLGSDTRGNGAPARTDTMVVFRATGGMLSIPRDSLVKIEGYGWGKVNSAYTYGGADLTLKTLKDDLNVPVDRYVLVKFTGVKDVVNALGGITIDVKEPINLGIEGRVYKIDPGVQKLNGGQALAYVRWRDDPQGDIGREERQQQFLDQLVAQATSPANLPRLPAVIGAILKSTKTNMNPVSLLRFALQYKLYGGGGKAALYPGHPQYINGLSFWIPDKKAAKKTIQETIG is encoded by the coding sequence ATGAAGGTCTACAGGGCCGGAGAGTTGCCCGGAGATCTGGGCGGCAGACGGCCGAACTACGCCCGGCGGCGGATGCTGCTCGCGGTCGTATCGATCGTCTTGCTGTTCCTCGGCTATCTCCTGGTTCCCATCGGGGACCAGCGGGTGCTGCTGCTGGGCAGCGACACGCGGGGAAATGGTGCCCCGGCGCGCACCGACACCATGGTTGTCTTCCGGGCCACGGGCGGGATGCTCTCCATCCCGCGCGACTCGCTGGTCAAGATAGAGGGCTACGGCTGGGGCAAGGTCAACTCGGCCTACACCTACGGCGGCGCCGACCTGACCCTCAAGACGCTCAAGGACGACCTGAACGTACCGGTGGATCGCTACGTGCTCGTCAAGTTCACCGGGGTCAAAGACGTCGTGAACGCCCTCGGAGGGATCACCATAGACGTCAAGGAGCCCATAAACCTCGGTATAGAGGGCAGGGTGTACAAGATAGACCCCGGCGTGCAGAAGCTGAACGGCGGACAGGCGCTGGCCTACGTCCGCTGGCGGGACGACCCGCAGGGAGACATCGGGCGCGAGGAGCGCCAGCAGCAGTTCCTCGACCAGCTCGTCGCGCAGGCGACCTCGCCGGCCAACCTGCCCCGCCTGCCCGCGGTGATCGGGGCGATCCTCAAGAGCACCAAGACGAACATGAACCCGGTCTCTCTCCTGCGCTTCGCCCTGCAATACAAGCTCTACGGGGGAGGAGGGAAGGCCGCCCTCTATCCGGGCCACCCGCAGTACATCAACGGGCTCTCGTTCTGGATCCCGGACAAGAAAGCCGCCAAGAAGACAATCCAGGAGACCATAGGCTGA